In one window of Pseudochaenichthys georgianus chromosome 5, fPseGeo1.2, whole genome shotgun sequence DNA:
- the LOC117446937 gene encoding protein disulfide isomerase CRELD1 isoform X2, protein MAVRTLHRNPLQAAWLCGLLAAQVLSCPDSCSKCSGPEHDQCEQCRAGWTLHNNTCVDIDECGTELGICPTNRYCFNTQGSFDCRDCDPACVGCMGSGPARCRKCASGYSLTGSKCLDIDECSERVLACHGLDEICTNTEGSFRCDCAEAFIHKDGVCVRKQQPRVQDKGLFEDIQDDEVEVLQQMFFGVVLCALATLAAKGDMVYTSIFMGAVAAMAGYWLSDRGDRLLNNFVSGR, encoded by the exons ATGGCAGTCAGGACGCTCCACAGGAACCCTCTGCAGGCTGCGTGGCTTTGTGGTCTGCTGGCTGCTCAGGTGCTCAGCTGTCCAGATTCCTGCAGCAAGTGTTCAGGCCCAGAACATGACCAGTGTGAACAATGCAGAGCAGGATGGACACTCCACAATAACACCTGTGTAG ACATTGATGAGTGTGGCACTGAGCTGGGTATCTGTCCTACAAACAGATACTGCTTCAATACACAGGGTTCGTTTGACTGCAGAG ATTGCGACCCGGCCTGTGTGGGCTGTATGGGCAGTGGACCAGCACGCTGCAGGAAGTGTGCCTCTGGGTACTCACTGACAGGGTCCAAATGTTTGG ATATAGATGAATGCAGTGAAAGGGTACTTGCCTGCCATGGTCTGGATGAGATCTGTACCAACACAGAAGGCTCTTTCCGCTGTGACTGTGCTGAGGCATTCATCCACAAAGATGGTGTCTGTGTGAGGAAGCAGCAGCCTC GCGTTCAGGACAAAGGTCTGTTTGAGGATATCCAGGACGACGAGGTGGAGGTGCTGCAGCAGATGTTCTTCGGGGTGGTGCTTTGTGCTCTGGCCACACTAGCTGCCAAAGGAGATATGGTCTACACATCTATATTTATGGGGGCAGTGGCAGCCATGGCAGGGTACTGGCTTTCTGACAGGGGGGACCGTTTGTTAAACAACTTTGTAAGCGGACGTTAA
- the LOC117446937 gene encoding protein disulfide isomerase CRELD1 isoform X1, with protein MEQMAVRTLHRNPLQAAWLCGLLAAQVLSCPDSCSKCSGPEHDQCEQCRAGWTLHNNTCVDIDECGTELGICPTNRYCFNTQGSFDCRDCDPACVGCMGSGPARCRKCASGYSLTGSKCLDIDECSERVLACHGLDEICTNTEGSFRCDCAEAFIHKDGVCVRKQQPRVQDKGLFEDIQDDEVEVLQQMFFGVVLCALATLAAKGDMVYTSIFMGAVAAMAGYWLSDRGDRLLNNFVSGR; from the exons ATGGAACAGATGGCAGTCAGGACGCTCCACAGGAACCCTCTGCAGGCTGCGTGGCTTTGTGGTCTGCTGGCTGCTCAGGTGCTCAGCTGTCCAGATTCCTGCAGCAAGTGTTCAGGCCCAGAACATGACCAGTGTGAACAATGCAGAGCAGGATGGACACTCCACAATAACACCTGTGTAG ACATTGATGAGTGTGGCACTGAGCTGGGTATCTGTCCTACAAACAGATACTGCTTCAATACACAGGGTTCGTTTGACTGCAGAG ATTGCGACCCGGCCTGTGTGGGCTGTATGGGCAGTGGACCAGCACGCTGCAGGAAGTGTGCCTCTGGGTACTCACTGACAGGGTCCAAATGTTTGG ATATAGATGAATGCAGTGAAAGGGTACTTGCCTGCCATGGTCTGGATGAGATCTGTACCAACACAGAAGGCTCTTTCCGCTGTGACTGTGCTGAGGCATTCATCCACAAAGATGGTGTCTGTGTGAGGAAGCAGCAGCCTC GCGTTCAGGACAAAGGTCTGTTTGAGGATATCCAGGACGACGAGGTGGAGGTGCTGCAGCAGATGTTCTTCGGGGTGGTGCTTTGTGCTCTGGCCACACTAGCTGCCAAAGGAGATATGGTCTACACATCTATATTTATGGGGGCAGTGGCAGCCATGGCAGGGTACTGGCTTTCTGACAGGGGGGACCGTTTGTTAAACAACTTTGTAAGCGGACGTTAA